The genomic window CAGATCTCTCTGCAATTCAATTTCCTCATTGGCATCTTCGAGTTCCCTCGTCCGCTCTTTTACCAGCTTCTCCAGCATTTCTTTCTGCTTCTGTATCCTGTATATCCTCCACTGGTTAATCAGAACAAAAACGGTAACAATCAGAATAATGAGACTAATTTTAAAGATCCAGGTTTCATACCAGGCTTTGCGTATCATAAAGCTGTACTTCTGAGAATAGCCCCAGATGCCGTTTTTCCCGCGCGCTTTGTAAACAAACTCATACTTGCCCGGTGGAAGATTCGTATATACCGCCTTATAGTCCATTCCCTTGTTGTAGGATGAATAATCATTTTCCAGACCCCGCAGATAAAATTCATACTCCACTGAGCCTTCATCAGAAAATGTCAGAGCCGAAATTTCAAATACAAGGTTGTTTTCTTTTCTTTTAAACTTTCTATGGTTTTCGGGTTTAATCTCCTTCCCGTTCAGGAAAATCCTTTCCAGATAGCAGATTGGTGCATAGGCCTGAACCGATGCAGCCCGCAAATTAAAATTCGACAGTCCGTGGTAGGTGCTTATCCATAAAATTCCGGAAGCGTCAACAAAAAGACCCCCGGTGGTAATTTCTCCTCCGAGCAGACCATCCTTTGTCGACATACTGAGTTCTTCCCTTAAAGTGAGCTTGTTCAGATAAACAAAGCCCTTGTTTGTACCCAGCCACAGATATGCTTTGTTTTTGGCCGGAATGATCGATTTGATAACGACATCCGTCTGGTTTGAATAAGGAACCTTCTGAAGTTCATTGTTTTGTAATACATAAAGCCCGTTGTCCGTGCCGATCCAGAATTTCCCTTCGTCATAACATACCGACCAGGTAGCATGACCGATATCTTTGACAAGCCGGAAACCATAATTGCCAAATTCAATGATTCCATTCCGGTTGCCGCCATAAATCCTGCCTTCCGCTTCGATAAGAGTATGAACATTTGATGTGGCCCGGTTTTCATACGTAATTACGGGGTCGCCCGGATGGCGAAGATAATAGACCTTCCCTTCCGAACCGGTCATAAGAAATATTTCTCCCTTTGAGCTGATAAACATTCTTTCCAGCCGGAGAAGCGGCTGATGAAAAGTGAATGTTTTTGCAACACTTCCTGAAGCGGGGTTCATCAGGTACAATTTTTCTGCCGTTGCAATAACTATCCTTCCGTCAGGATATTTTCCCAATACCGCTCTACCCGGTGTGATGCCTAGTTTCTTACCAACGTCTGTAAGCCGGCCGTCGTAAGAAAAAACGCCGTTGTTGGAGGCAATCCATATGGACCCCTGTTTGTCCTGGACAACGGAATAGACATAGCTGTTAATTATGTTCGGGTTGAAGTTTCGTAACCCTTTTTTGTTTGTCATCCTCTGCAATCCTCCGCTGAATCCTATCCACAAATTATCTTCCGTATCTTCATAGAGCGAAAGAATGGTATTGTTCTTCAATCCGATTTCCTGCTCGAATACTTTGGCCCGCTGATGTAAAGAAAACACCTGGTAAAACCGGTAATCGGAAAGAAGCCAAACCCCGCCGTACCGGGAAGCCAGGATCTTTTTTATCGCCCCTCCTGACAATCCCAGAGTTTCATTCAGCCGACGCACCTGATGAAGTTTCCCTTCCGCCAGATCAGAGGCTCCTATAATAAATAATCCTTTGGGGGTTGAATACCATATGTTTTCATTCGGATCAATCAGCAAAGACAGGCAGGGTTCACTGGTCAGCCGGATAAAATCGCCTCCGGGATTCAGTAAAAATATGCCTTCACTGGTAGCAAAAAAATAGGAACGGGTTTTTGGAATGCATCCCATATCAGAAACTGCGGGAATACTTCCGGCATAGCTGACAATCTTACCCTCAGGACTCAGCATATGAAGTGCCGGATTACCAAGAAACCATTTGTTCTGAAAGGAATCAACGTACACACCTGCAAACGGTTCTCCCTCCAGAAAGATTCGTTGTATTTTCTCACCGGCCATAACGGCAATACCTCTTGAAGTAGCAAAATACAACGTTCCGGAAGAATCAACAGCCATCCCGTTAACAGCATTGCCCGGAAGTCCGTTATGCCGGTCGTATACCTGCATTTCACGTCCGTTATACCTGGCCGCGCCGGCATTGGTGCCAAACCACATATACCCGCGTTTATCCTGTAGGATGGACAATACATCTTCCTGCGGCAAACCGTCTTCAGTGCCGTACAAAACGTATGGAAACTGCCCTGCCTGAAACGATTCATAATAATTGTCCATTATCGCTTCGGTGGAAAATTTGTACTCTGTATGCAGGGATTCCTGGAGAATTTTAAGCAGGCCATTCCTGTTTGACTCGGCTATAAAATGCTGAAGAGACTTTTTTAAAAGGGGCTGATCCTTTCTCACTGCCCAGCAGATTTCGGTTTCGCCCATCGGAAATTTGATTTCCAGCTCGGGATATTCCGATAGTTCAAAAAATGCATTCAGAATAATGGCATAATCAGCTTTGCCACTGCTCACTGCTTCGAGAAAATGATCCACATCAGTATACATCAGATCCCTGCATCCTTTTCCGAGCAGAATGTCTTCGTAAACGGTACCCTTCGCCACTACCCCTCTCAGCTTCAGTAAATCTTTATC from Bacteroidales bacterium includes these protein-coding regions:
- a CDS encoding transporter substrate-binding domain-containing protein, whose product is MLFFFLCLIVGIVFTIPSEGRSLQEIKRSGKLYIGLTQWDYANINYPLALEFARYLNVKPVEVTIDWNEVFSRNGKIPSDIETNPSIRYTPDAFKKVDIVCSTFSILEWRQRLFDFARTLYSAELLLVGSEGIVPEHYRDLSGKKIAFMKGTSFETHMQEINRETGDAIQLIPVKTTDESKELLLKRKVFGIVLDADEALQFFSENQEKVRIAFPVSPISRSAWAVEKNSDLRFEVEDFFEAIAENGVLDRIFSGKFHIRYSSYVAQLRKTARPKYIRRDLDQIIAAKELVVAFRERNFVFHEGENKQFMHALAEEFADYLGVRLDYVITPNSSKYFENKEGKIVKDSSYTPDWFNCFDVACDIFVPVYWRTNKVDLVPLFPGEYSLVARKKTHIANDKDLLKLRGVVAKGTVYEDILLGKGCRDLMYTDVDHFLEAVSSGKADYAIILNAFFELSEYPELEIKFPMGETEICWAVRKDQPLLKKSLQHFIAESNRNGLLKILQESLHTEYKFSTEAIMDNYYESFQAGQFPYVLYGTEDGLPQEDVLSILQDKRGYMWFGTNAGAARYNGREMQVYDRHNGLPGNAVNGMAVDSSGTLYFATSRGIAVMAGEKIQRIFLEGEPFAGVYVDSFQNKWFLGNPALHMLSPEGKIVSYAGSIPAVSDMGCIPKTRSYFFATSEGIFLLNPGGDFIRLTSEPCLSLLIDPNENIWYSTPKGLFIIGASDLAEGKLHQVRRLNETLGLSGGAIKKILASRYGGVWLLSDYRFYQVFSLHQRAKVFEQEIGLKNNTILSLYEDTEDNLWIGFSGGLQRMTNKKGLRNFNPNIINSYVYSVVQDKQGSIWIASNNGVFSYDGRLTDVGKKLGITPGRAVLGKYPDGRIVIATAEKLYLMNPASGSVAKTFTFHQPLLRLERMFISSKGEIFLMTGSEGKVYYLRHPGDPVITYENRATSNVHTLIEAEGRIYGGNRNGIIEFGNYGFRLVKDIGHATWSVCYDEGKFWIGTDNGLYVLQNNELQKVPYSNQTDVVIKSIIPAKNKAYLWLGTNKGFVYLNKLTLREELSMSTKDGLLGGEITTGGLFVDASGILWISTYHGLSNFNLRAASVQAYAPICYLERIFLNGKEIKPENHRKFKRKENNLVFEISALTFSDEGSVEYEFYLRGLENDYSSYNKGMDYKAVYTNLPPGKYEFVYKARGKNGIWGYSQKYSFMIRKAWYETWIFKISLIILIVTVFVLINQWRIYRIQKQKEMLEKLVKERTRELEDANEEIELQRDLAERQRDQIYQQKKEILDSIQYAAQIQKAILPSNDDLNRILPDHFILFRPKDVVSGDFYWAAQKNGRVIITAADSTGHGVPGAFMSFLGITFLTEVVGKNDEITPALLLDNIRSYIIRILGQKGTETEHKDGIDMGLCIIDPVTRKGEFAGANNNLVIVRKGELLEIKGDKMPIGIHRNMVSFTNHLLTLEASDMLYLFSDGYPDQFGGPSGKKMLRKTFKEILLEISALPMSRQYDILEERFLQWKKDYEQTDDVLVIGIRV